The following are from one region of the Flavobacteriaceae bacterium UJ101 genome:
- a CDS encoding phosphatidylethanolamine N-methyltransferase (KEGG: hha:Hhal_0826 phosphatidylethanolamine/phosphatidyl-N-methylethanolamine N-methyltransferase) yields the protein MQTSRFYNSIAPLYSAIDFFLKPQKKILLQEINALPKGNILEIGAGSTHLNSYKNHNVTVIDLSEAMIKKAKTQQNSHTFFLMDGEHTSFSDYTFDYIVMSHVLSVTQNPNQMILEAYRLLKPHGKLFILNHFTPNNFLHYIDYGFHSISSLFHFKSYFKIDTLAALNSFQKEKEISLGKLNYYKLIIFKKG from the coding sequence ATGCAAACATCCCGTTTTTATAATTCCATTGCTCCCTTATATTCTGCCATTGATTTTTTTCTAAAACCTCAAAAGAAAATTTTACTTCAAGAAATCAATGCTCTTCCAAAAGGAAACATTTTAGAAATAGGCGCAGGTTCAACCCATCTTAATTCTTATAAAAATCATAATGTAACGGTTATCGATTTATCTGAAGCAATGATCAAGAAAGCAAAAACCCAACAAAATTCACATACTTTCTTTTTAATGGATGGTGAGCATACTTCTTTTTCAGATTATACATTTGATTATATTGTAATGAGTCATGTCTTATCTGTTACACAAAATCCAAATCAAATGATTTTAGAAGCTTACCGTTTATTAAAACCTCATGGAAAACTATTTATCTTAAATCATTTTACTCCTAATAATTTTTTACATTACATTGATTATGGATTTCATTCTATTTCTTCTCTTTTTCATTTCAAATCTTACTTTAAAATTGATACCTTAGCAGCTTTAAATTCTTTTCAAAAAGAAAAAGAGATATCACTAGGAAAATTAAATTATTATAAACTTATAATTTTTAAAAAGGGATGA
- the murF gene encoding UDP-N-acetylmuramoyl-tripeptide--D-alanyl-D-alanine ligase (Catalyzes the addition of meso-diaminopimelic acid to the nucleotide precursor UDP-N-acetylmuramoyl-L-alanyl-D-glutamate (UMAG) in the biosynthesis of bacterial cell-wall peptidoglycan; Belongs to the MurCDEF family. MurE subfamily.; KEGG: doi:FH5T_05700 UDP-N-acetylmuramoyl-tripeptide--D-alanyl-D-alanine ligase), which produces MIGFFIIRYMNSLENIYTLYTETYKVSTDTRNIEKNSLFFALKGANFNGNKFAQQALEKGALAAIVDEAGYVTSDKMILVDDVLETLQDLAQYHRRKLGLPIISLTGSNGKTTTKELIVRVLSKKFNIQATKGNLNNHIGVPLTLLSILPSHEMGVVEMGANHQKEIEMLCDIAEPDFGYITNFGKAHLEGFGGIEGVIKGKTELYQYLKKEDKKVLINIDDPIQVEKSKGIQSYFFGKEKGNVLIREIENSTPFVSVFYSGLEINTHLIGSYNFTNIASAIAIGDYFEIEAEKIQEAIEGYIPENNRSQIMERNGKQILLDAYNANPSSIEVALENFSKLEGRKTVILGDMFELGSHAVEEHQKIVDLALEKQFDQVIVVGEYFYETQKEVIRFRSTETLIEYLKENNEVNEKILIKGSRGMKLETIVDFL; this is translated from the coding sequence TTGATTGGGTTTTTTATTATAAGATATATGAATAGTTTAGAAAATATATATACATTATATACCGAAACATATAAAGTTTCAACAGATACGCGTAATATTGAAAAAAACAGCCTTTTTTTTGCTCTTAAAGGAGCTAATTTTAATGGAAACAAATTTGCACAGCAAGCACTCGAAAAAGGAGCACTAGCAGCAATTGTAGATGAAGCAGGTTACGTTACATCAGATAAAATGATTTTGGTAGATGATGTATTAGAAACGTTACAAGATTTAGCACAATATCATAGAAGAAAACTAGGATTACCTATTATTAGTTTAACGGGGAGTAATGGAAAAACCACAACTAAAGAATTAATTGTACGTGTATTGTCGAAAAAATTTAACATACAAGCTACTAAAGGTAATTTGAATAATCATATAGGAGTTCCATTAACATTATTATCGATATTGCCAAGTCATGAAATGGGCGTTGTTGAAATGGGAGCCAATCATCAAAAAGAAATAGAAATGTTATGCGATATAGCAGAACCTGATTTTGGTTATATAACAAATTTTGGAAAAGCACATTTAGAAGGGTTTGGAGGGATTGAAGGAGTTATAAAAGGTAAAACAGAGTTATACCAATATTTAAAGAAAGAAGATAAAAAAGTATTGATTAATATTGATGATCCTATCCAAGTAGAAAAATCTAAAGGAATTCAATCGTATTTTTTTGGAAAAGAAAAAGGAAATGTGTTGATAAGAGAAATTGAAAATAGTACCCCTTTTGTAAGTGTTTTTTATAGTGGTTTGGAAATAAATACCCATTTAATAGGGAGTTATAATTTTACCAATATTGCAAGTGCTATTGCAATAGGAGATTATTTTGAAATTGAAGCTGAAAAAATACAAGAAGCTATTGAAGGGTACATCCCAGAGAACAATCGTTCACAAATAATGGAGAGAAATGGTAAACAAATTTTATTGGATGCCTATAATGCAAACCCTAGTAGTATTGAGGTTGCACTAGAGAATTTTTCAAAATTAGAAGGAAGGAAAACCGTTATTCTAGGTGATATGTTTGAATTAGGCAGCCATGCTGTTGAAGAACATCAAAAAATAGTAGATTTAGCTTTAGAAAAGCAATTCGATCAAGTTATTGTAGTTGGAGAATATTTTTACGAAACTCAAAAAGAAGTAATTCGATTCCGTTCAACAGAAACTCTTATAGAATATTTAAAAGAGAATAATGAGGTGAATGAAAAAATACTAATAAAAGGTTCTAGAGGAATGAAACTTGAAACGATTGTAGATTTTTTATAA
- the idi|IDI gene encoding isopentenyl-diphosphate Delta-isomerase (Catalyzes the 1,3-allylic rearrangement of the homoallylic substrate isopentenyl (IPP) to its highly electrophilic allylic isomer, dimethylallyl diphosphate (DMAPP); Belongs to the IPP isomerase type 1 family; Contains 1 nudix hydrolase domain.; KEGG: synp:Syn7502_02525 isopentenyl-diphosphate delta-isomerase): MQEHVVLVNEKDTPIGLMEKQEAHIKGVLHRAFSVFVFNDKGETLLQQRAATKYHSPLLWTNTCCSHPRDGETYLEGAQRRLQEEMGFSCSLEEKFHFIYKADVGQNLIEHELDHVFIGYYNEKPILNPEEVSDYKWLTIEDVKQEIENHPENYTEWFKIIFKEYLHHL; the protein is encoded by the coding sequence ATGCAAGAACACGTTGTTTTAGTGAACGAAAAAGATACACCTATAGGTTTAATGGAAAAACAAGAGGCCCATATTAAAGGTGTTCTACATCGTGCTTTTTCTGTTTTTGTTTTCAATGATAAAGGAGAAACACTTTTACAACAACGTGCTGCAACTAAATATCATTCCCCACTTCTTTGGACCAACACCTGCTGTAGTCATCCTCGTGATGGTGAGACTTATTTAGAAGGAGCTCAAAGACGTTTACAAGAAGAAATGGGTTTTTCTTGCTCTTTAGAAGAGAAATTTCATTTTATTTACAAAGCTGATGTAGGTCAAAACTTAATTGAACATGAACTTGACCATGTTTTTATAGGATATTACAATGAAAAACCAATTCTTAACCCTGAAGAAGTTAGTGATTATAAATGGTTAACTATTGAAGACGTAAAACAAGAAATAGAAAACCATCCTGAGAATTATACAGAATGGTTTAAAATTATTTTCAAAGAGTATTTACATCATTTATAA
- the queG gene encoding epoxyqueuosine reductase (Catalyzes the conversion of epoxyqueuosine (oQ) to queuosine (Q), which is a hypermodified base found in the wobble positions of tRNA(Asp), tRNA(Asn), tRNA(His) and tRNA(Tyr); Belongs to the QueG family; Contains 2 4Fe-4S ferredoxin-type domains.; KEGG: cat:CA2559_01260 epoxyqueuosine reductase) translates to MYFYPMQSKAKYSQLIKEKALSLGFLNCGISKAGFLEEEAPRLEKWLNENRFGEMSYMQNYFDKRLDPTKLVEGSKSVISLLYNYYPHETQKDNTYKVAKYAYGEDYHHIVKKKVWELLHFIQEEIGEVEGRAFVDSAPVLEKAWASKSGLGWQGKNGNLISKKVGSFFFLAELVIDLDLEYDSPTTDHCGSCKKCIEACPTDAIIEPYVVDGSKCISYFTIELKDEIPQGNQFEDWMFGCDICQDVCPWNRFSKPHDEEKFLPHTDLLHYDKKQWEEITEDVFRTIFKKSAVKRTKFKGLERNINYLKNND, encoded by the coding sequence ATGTATTTTTACCCCATGCAATCTAAGGCAAAATATAGTCAATTAATTAAAGAAAAGGCTTTATCTCTAGGGTTTTTAAATTGTGGGATTTCAAAAGCGGGTTTTTTAGAAGAAGAAGCACCTCGATTAGAAAAATGGCTTAATGAAAATCGTTTTGGAGAGATGAGCTACATGCAAAACTATTTTGATAAGCGTTTAGATCCCACTAAATTGGTGGAGGGTTCAAAATCGGTTATTTCGTTATTGTACAATTATTATCCTCATGAAACCCAAAAAGACAATACATATAAGGTTGCTAAATACGCTTATGGAGAAGACTATCACCATATTGTAAAGAAAAAAGTATGGGAATTACTTCACTTTATTCAGGAAGAAATAGGAGAGGTAGAAGGGCGTGCTTTTGTAGATTCAGCACCAGTATTAGAGAAAGCCTGGGCCTCAAAAAGTGGTTTAGGATGGCAAGGTAAAAATGGAAATTTAATTTCTAAAAAAGTAGGTTCCTTTTTCTTTTTAGCAGAGCTGGTTATTGATTTAGATTTGGAGTATGATTCCCCAACAACGGATCATTGTGGAAGTTGTAAAAAATGTATAGAAGCTTGCCCAACTGATGCGATTATAGAGCCTTATGTGGTAGATGGGAGTAAGTGTATATCGTATTTTACTATTGAGCTGAAAGATGAAATTCCTCAAGGAAATCAATTTGAAGATTGGATGTTTGGGTGTGATATTTGTCAAGATGTATGCCCGTGGAATCGTTTTTCAAAACCTCATGATGAAGAGAAATTTTTACCCCATACAGATTTATTACATTATGATAAAAAGCAATGGGAAGAAATCACAGAAGATGTTTTTAGAACTATTTTTAAAAAATCAGCTGTAAAAAGAACCAAGTTTAAAGGCTTAGAACGAAATATTAATTATTTAAAAAATAATGATTAG